The following are encoded together in the Bombus pascuorum chromosome 10, iyBomPasc1.1, whole genome shotgun sequence genome:
- the LOC132911067 gene encoding WD repeat, SAM and U-box domain-containing protein 1-like isoform X1, whose translation MKMTTTIGDVQTLQTLTSHTSDVTSIDFASDCVLVTGSGDKRVRVWQWRSGEGYVEAYFSPLQGHKYGVTSVKVSPQSTMLASASIDGTTLLWNLRTGSKIHTMVQVGGETVRVCRFSPDSTLLATAGDNGQVCLWDLIRRNLVRYFQKHEGAVQSVCFSPDTSWLVTTCTFGVMKLFATSDIIDSCFTDNQAITALASIDDAHDLGVVSCDFSTCQKITGNEPFTKVYQLVTCGNDHYVKLWEVTVIQSKCETSTVKISLCRIMEKHSSALTCVCFNANGLFIASSGLDKTAVIWETDTGKVMAITTGHNRYVACCAFSRDGNLLATGSNDKSVIVWDLKGNLSFDSELARRFTPALFLDNHEESVEYEQTVMKNAETSVNDVQLIQRLEEHGGVINSVAFYGNHLIASGSGDKLIRVWSIETEEGANAEIITKFQEKSYSPLDGHKYSINHVEFSPCGRMLASCSLDGTVIIWDTENGSQAKSSFVNSGSGIRVCRWSPDGTKIATAGDDERTTLWDVNNMEELCIFSGHADAINAIAFTHDSCYLITACNEGTWRLFQINDNKNYEALIICGEAHDLGVQGCDFCPTSNFITNGRSEDIISNKHSYLLATGGNDSLVKLWEITIDKVNVISSGSSGSSSGDVRYKERRSFAGHGGNVTCVRFPPIQSEILGSVATDRTARIWNVYSGTCLYVLEEHESLVTACAFSQDTSLFITGALDKTVLIWKIPQELISQNILINNLKNNRKRVADWKIDDTLRWLDEIGLSILIKKANTISLTGRHLLSLSENELINRLDIEQDEETTEAFKTQLYWLKREDNNSSEIPIDDSEISHEFLCPITHEIMKEPVQCSDGFTYEKAAINEWFLCGKYTSPMTNKPLRDTSFTPNVILRNAIYTFLHGNRPTDDI comes from the exons ATGAAGATGACCACCACGATAGGAGACGTACAAACTCTGCAAACTTTAACGTCACACACCAGTGACGTTACGAGTATTGATTTTGCGAGCGATTGCGTACTTGTAACTGGATCTGG AGATAAACGTGTCAGAGTTTGGCAATGGCGATCAGGCGAAGGGTACGTAGAGGCATATTTTTCGCCGTTGCAGGGGCACAAATACGGAGTTACATCTGTCAAAGTGAGCCCACAATCGACGATGCTAGCTTCGGCTAGTATAGATGGGACAACGTTGCTATGGAATTTACGA ACAGGATCAAAAATTCATACGATGGTTCAAGTAGGCGGAGAAACTGTAAGAGTTTGCAGATTTTCACCCGATTCAACGTTACTTGCAACTGCCGGAGATAATGGACAGGTTTGTCTTTGGGATTTGATTCGACGCAATTTAGTTAG atattttcaaaaacatGAAGGTGCTGTACAGAGCGTATGCTTTTCACCGGATACCAGTTGGTTAGTAACTACTTGTACGTTTGGTGTCATGAAATTATTCGCCACCAGCGATATCATCGACTCGTGCTTTACCGATAACCAAGCGATTACTGCCCTCGCCTCGATAGATGATGCTCATGATTTAGGTGTCGTATCTTGCGACTTTTCAACCTGCCAAAAGATTACAG GTAACGAACCATTCACGAAAGTGTACCAACTAGTTACTTGCGGTAATGatcattacgtaaaattatggGAGGTAACTGTGATACAGTCGAAATGCGAAACATCTACGGTGAAAATAAGCCTGTGCAGAATCATGGAAAAACACAGTAGTGCCTTAACTTGTGTTTGTTTCAATGCGAACGGATTATTCATCGCTAGTAGCGGCCTCGACAAAACAGCGGTAATCTGGGAAACG GATACCGGAAAGGTGATGGCGATAACAACAGGACATAACAGATATGTAGCATGTTGTGCATTCTCGAGAGATGGAAATTTATTAGCTACAGGTTCCAATGATAAATCCGTAATTGTTTGGGATCTTAAAGGAAACTTATCCTTCGACTCGGAACTCGCACGACGATTTACACCTGCCTTATTTTTAGATAATCACGAAGAG AGCGTCGAATATGAACAAACTGTAATGAAAAACGCGGAAACATCTGTTAATGACGTTCAACTAATTCAAAGATTAGAAGAGCACGGTGGAGTAATAAACAGCGTAGCTTTCTATGGAAATCATCTTATCGCTTCTGGATCTGG GGACAAGTTAATACGAGTTTGGAGCATTGAGACCGAAGAGGGAGCCAATGCcgaaattattacgaaatttcaaGAGAAATCTTATAGCCCGTTGGATGGTcataaatatagtataaacCATGTGGAATTTAGCCCTTGTGGTCGTATGCTTGCCTCCTGTTCCTTAGATGGAACTGTTATCATCTGGGACACCGAG AACGGttctcaagcaaaatcttccTTCGTGAATTCGGGATCCGGTATCCGTGTTTGTCGATGGTCACCGGATGGTACTAAAATTGCTACAGCTGGAGATGATGAAAGGACGACATTATGGGATGTGAATAATATGGAGGAACTTTG CATTTTCAGTGGTCATGCCGATGCAATAAACGCGATTGCCTTTACACATGACTCCTGTTACTTGATTACGGCATGCAACGAAGGTACTTGGAGGCTGTTCCAAATCaatgataacaaaaattatgaaGCGCTGATTATTTGTGGCGAAGCTCATGACTTAGGCGTCCAAGGGTGTGATTTTTGTCCAACatctaattttataactaATG GAAGAAGTGAGGATATAATCAGCAACAAACATTCTTATCTACTAGCAACTGGTGGCAATGATTCCTTGGTTAAGTTATGGGAAATAACAATTGACAAAGTTAACGTAATCTCATCAGGTAGTAGTGGAAGCAGTAGCGGTGATGTACGatataaagaaagaagatctTTCGCCGGACATGGTGGCAATGTCACTTGTGTTCGATTTCCTCCGATTCAAAGCGAAATCTTAGGAAGCGTAGCTACTGATAGAACGGCGCGTATATGGAATGTA TACTCTGGGACGTGTTTATACGTGCTAGAAGAGCATGAAAGTCTTGTAACTGCCTGCGCTTTTTCGCAAGAcacttctctttttattacaG GTGCTCTTGATAAAACTGTCTTAATCTGGAAAATACCTCAAGAATTGATTTCGcaaaatatattgataaataacttaaaaaataacagaaaaagg gtTGCGGACTGGAAAATCGATGATACGTTGAGATGGTTAGACGAAATAGGcttatcgatattaattaagaaagcTAATACGATTTCTTTAACGGGACGACATTTACTTTCCCTATCGGAGaatgaattaataaacagACTGGACATAGAACAGGATGAAGAG ACAACGGAAGCATTTAAAACACAACTGTACTGGTTAAAACGTGAAGACAATAATTCTTCAGAAATCCCTATAGACGATAGCGAAATATCTCACGAATTCTTATGCCCTATCACGCatgaaataatgaaagaacCCGTCCAATGTTCTG ATGGATTTACATATGAAAAAGCTGCTATAAATGAATGGTTTTTATGTGGGAAATATACAAGTCCAATGACGAACAAACCTCTTCGAGATACTTCATTTACCCCAAACGTTATACTCAGGAATGCGATATACACTTTTCTTCATGGAAATCGACCAACTGATGACATTTAA
- the LOC132911067 gene encoding WD repeat, SAM and U-box domain-containing protein 1-like isoform X3 has protein sequence MLASASIDGTTLLWNLRTGSKIHTMVQVGGETVRVCRFSPDSTLLATAGDNGQVCLWDLIRRNLVRYFQKHEGAVQSVCFSPDTSWLVTTCTFGVMKLFATSDIIDSCFTDNQAITALASIDDAHDLGVVSCDFSTCQKITGNEPFTKVYQLVTCGNDHYVKLWEVTVIQSKCETSTVKISLCRIMEKHSSALTCVCFNANGLFIASSGLDKTAVIWETDTGKVMAITTGHNRYVACCAFSRDGNLLATGSNDKSVIVWDLKGNLSFDSELARRFTPALFLDNHEESVEYEQTVMKNAETSVNDVQLIQRLEEHGGVINSVAFYGNHLIASGSGDKLIRVWSIETEEGANAEIITKFQEKSYSPLDGHKYSINHVEFSPCGRMLASCSLDGTVIIWDTENGSQAKSSFVNSGSGIRVCRWSPDGTKIATAGDDERTTLWDVNNMEELCIFSGHADAINAIAFTHDSCYLITACNEGTWRLFQINDNKNYEALIICGEAHDLGVQGCDFCPTSNFITNGRSEDIISNKHSYLLATGGNDSLVKLWEITIDKVNVISSGSSGSSSGDVRYKERRSFAGHGGNVTCVRFPPIQSEILGSVATDRTARIWNVYSGTCLYVLEEHESLVTACAFSQDTSLFITGALDKTVLIWKIPQELISQNILINNLKNNRKRVADWKIDDTLRWLDEIGLSILIKKANTISLTGRHLLSLSENELINRLDIEQDEETTEAFKTQLYWLKREDNNSSEIPIDDSEISHEFLCPITHEIMKEPVQCSDGFTYEKAAINEWFLCGKYTSPMTNKPLRDTSFTPNVILRNAIYTFLHGNRPTDDI, from the exons ATGCTAGCTTCGGCTAGTATAGATGGGACAACGTTGCTATGGAATTTACGA ACAGGATCAAAAATTCATACGATGGTTCAAGTAGGCGGAGAAACTGTAAGAGTTTGCAGATTTTCACCCGATTCAACGTTACTTGCAACTGCCGGAGATAATGGACAGGTTTGTCTTTGGGATTTGATTCGACGCAATTTAGTTAG atattttcaaaaacatGAAGGTGCTGTACAGAGCGTATGCTTTTCACCGGATACCAGTTGGTTAGTAACTACTTGTACGTTTGGTGTCATGAAATTATTCGCCACCAGCGATATCATCGACTCGTGCTTTACCGATAACCAAGCGATTACTGCCCTCGCCTCGATAGATGATGCTCATGATTTAGGTGTCGTATCTTGCGACTTTTCAACCTGCCAAAAGATTACAG GTAACGAACCATTCACGAAAGTGTACCAACTAGTTACTTGCGGTAATGatcattacgtaaaattatggGAGGTAACTGTGATACAGTCGAAATGCGAAACATCTACGGTGAAAATAAGCCTGTGCAGAATCATGGAAAAACACAGTAGTGCCTTAACTTGTGTTTGTTTCAATGCGAACGGATTATTCATCGCTAGTAGCGGCCTCGACAAAACAGCGGTAATCTGGGAAACG GATACCGGAAAGGTGATGGCGATAACAACAGGACATAACAGATATGTAGCATGTTGTGCATTCTCGAGAGATGGAAATTTATTAGCTACAGGTTCCAATGATAAATCCGTAATTGTTTGGGATCTTAAAGGAAACTTATCCTTCGACTCGGAACTCGCACGACGATTTACACCTGCCTTATTTTTAGATAATCACGAAGAG AGCGTCGAATATGAACAAACTGTAATGAAAAACGCGGAAACATCTGTTAATGACGTTCAACTAATTCAAAGATTAGAAGAGCACGGTGGAGTAATAAACAGCGTAGCTTTCTATGGAAATCATCTTATCGCTTCTGGATCTGG GGACAAGTTAATACGAGTTTGGAGCATTGAGACCGAAGAGGGAGCCAATGCcgaaattattacgaaatttcaaGAGAAATCTTATAGCCCGTTGGATGGTcataaatatagtataaacCATGTGGAATTTAGCCCTTGTGGTCGTATGCTTGCCTCCTGTTCCTTAGATGGAACTGTTATCATCTGGGACACCGAG AACGGttctcaagcaaaatcttccTTCGTGAATTCGGGATCCGGTATCCGTGTTTGTCGATGGTCACCGGATGGTACTAAAATTGCTACAGCTGGAGATGATGAAAGGACGACATTATGGGATGTGAATAATATGGAGGAACTTTG CATTTTCAGTGGTCATGCCGATGCAATAAACGCGATTGCCTTTACACATGACTCCTGTTACTTGATTACGGCATGCAACGAAGGTACTTGGAGGCTGTTCCAAATCaatgataacaaaaattatgaaGCGCTGATTATTTGTGGCGAAGCTCATGACTTAGGCGTCCAAGGGTGTGATTTTTGTCCAACatctaattttataactaATG GAAGAAGTGAGGATATAATCAGCAACAAACATTCTTATCTACTAGCAACTGGTGGCAATGATTCCTTGGTTAAGTTATGGGAAATAACAATTGACAAAGTTAACGTAATCTCATCAGGTAGTAGTGGAAGCAGTAGCGGTGATGTACGatataaagaaagaagatctTTCGCCGGACATGGTGGCAATGTCACTTGTGTTCGATTTCCTCCGATTCAAAGCGAAATCTTAGGAAGCGTAGCTACTGATAGAACGGCGCGTATATGGAATGTA TACTCTGGGACGTGTTTATACGTGCTAGAAGAGCATGAAAGTCTTGTAACTGCCTGCGCTTTTTCGCAAGAcacttctctttttattacaG GTGCTCTTGATAAAACTGTCTTAATCTGGAAAATACCTCAAGAATTGATTTCGcaaaatatattgataaataacttaaaaaataacagaaaaagg gtTGCGGACTGGAAAATCGATGATACGTTGAGATGGTTAGACGAAATAGGcttatcgatattaattaagaaagcTAATACGATTTCTTTAACGGGACGACATTTACTTTCCCTATCGGAGaatgaattaataaacagACTGGACATAGAACAGGATGAAGAG ACAACGGAAGCATTTAAAACACAACTGTACTGGTTAAAACGTGAAGACAATAATTCTTCAGAAATCCCTATAGACGATAGCGAAATATCTCACGAATTCTTATGCCCTATCACGCatgaaataatgaaagaacCCGTCCAATGTTCTG ATGGATTTACATATGAAAAAGCTGCTATAAATGAATGGTTTTTATGTGGGAAATATACAAGTCCAATGACGAACAAACCTCTTCGAGATACTTCATTTACCCCAAACGTTATACTCAGGAATGCGATATACACTTTTCTTCATGGAAATCGACCAACTGATGACATTTAA
- the LOC132911067 gene encoding WD repeat, SAM and U-box domain-containing protein 1-like isoform X2, producing the protein MKMTTTIGDVQTLQTLTSHTSDVTSIDFASDCVLVTGSGDKRVRVWQWRSGEGYVEAYFSPLQGHKYGVTSVKVSPQSTMLASASIDGTTLLWNLRTGSKIHTMVQVGGETVRVCRFSPDSTLLATAGDNGQVCLWDLIRRNLVRYFQKHEGAVQSVCFSPDTSWLVTTCTFGVMKLFATSDIIDSCFTDNQAITALASIDDAHDLGVVSCDFSTCQKITGNEPFTKVYQLVTCGNDHYVKLWEVTVIQSKCETSTVKISLCRIMEKHSSALTCVCFNANGLFIASSGLDKTAVIWETDTGKVMAITTGHNRYVACCAFSRDGNLLATGSNDKSIITKRDKLIRVWSIETEEGANAEIITKFQEKSYSPLDGHKYSINHVEFSPCGRMLASCSLDGTVIIWDTENGSQAKSSFVNSGSGIRVCRWSPDGTKIATAGDDERTTLWDVNNMEELCIFSGHADAINAIAFTHDSCYLITACNEGTWRLFQINDNKNYEALIICGEAHDLGVQGCDFCPTSNFITNGRSEDIISNKHSYLLATGGNDSLVKLWEITIDKVNVISSGSSGSSSGDVRYKERRSFAGHGGNVTCVRFPPIQSEILGSVATDRTARIWNVYSGTCLYVLEEHESLVTACAFSQDTSLFITGALDKTVLIWKIPQELISQNILINNLKNNRKRVADWKIDDTLRWLDEIGLSILIKKANTISLTGRHLLSLSENELINRLDIEQDEETTEAFKTQLYWLKREDNNSSEIPIDDSEISHEFLCPITHEIMKEPVQCSDGFTYEKAAINEWFLCGKYTSPMTNKPLRDTSFTPNVILRNAIYTFLHGNRPTDDI; encoded by the exons ATGAAGATGACCACCACGATAGGAGACGTACAAACTCTGCAAACTTTAACGTCACACACCAGTGACGTTACGAGTATTGATTTTGCGAGCGATTGCGTACTTGTAACTGGATCTGG AGATAAACGTGTCAGAGTTTGGCAATGGCGATCAGGCGAAGGGTACGTAGAGGCATATTTTTCGCCGTTGCAGGGGCACAAATACGGAGTTACATCTGTCAAAGTGAGCCCACAATCGACGATGCTAGCTTCGGCTAGTATAGATGGGACAACGTTGCTATGGAATTTACGA ACAGGATCAAAAATTCATACGATGGTTCAAGTAGGCGGAGAAACTGTAAGAGTTTGCAGATTTTCACCCGATTCAACGTTACTTGCAACTGCCGGAGATAATGGACAGGTTTGTCTTTGGGATTTGATTCGACGCAATTTAGTTAG atattttcaaaaacatGAAGGTGCTGTACAGAGCGTATGCTTTTCACCGGATACCAGTTGGTTAGTAACTACTTGTACGTTTGGTGTCATGAAATTATTCGCCACCAGCGATATCATCGACTCGTGCTTTACCGATAACCAAGCGATTACTGCCCTCGCCTCGATAGATGATGCTCATGATTTAGGTGTCGTATCTTGCGACTTTTCAACCTGCCAAAAGATTACAG GTAACGAACCATTCACGAAAGTGTACCAACTAGTTACTTGCGGTAATGatcattacgtaaaattatggGAGGTAACTGTGATACAGTCGAAATGCGAAACATCTACGGTGAAAATAAGCCTGTGCAGAATCATGGAAAAACACAGTAGTGCCTTAACTTGTGTTTGTTTCAATGCGAACGGATTATTCATCGCTAGTAGCGGCCTCGACAAAACAGCGGTAATCTGGGAAACG GATACCGGAAAGGTGATGGCGATAACAACAGGACATAACAGATATGTAGCATGTTGTGCATTCTCGAGAGATGGAAATTTATTAGCTACAGGTTCCAATGATAAATCC ATAATCACGAAGAG GGACAAGTTAATACGAGTTTGGAGCATTGAGACCGAAGAGGGAGCCAATGCcgaaattattacgaaatttcaaGAGAAATCTTATAGCCCGTTGGATGGTcataaatatagtataaacCATGTGGAATTTAGCCCTTGTGGTCGTATGCTTGCCTCCTGTTCCTTAGATGGAACTGTTATCATCTGGGACACCGAG AACGGttctcaagcaaaatcttccTTCGTGAATTCGGGATCCGGTATCCGTGTTTGTCGATGGTCACCGGATGGTACTAAAATTGCTACAGCTGGAGATGATGAAAGGACGACATTATGGGATGTGAATAATATGGAGGAACTTTG CATTTTCAGTGGTCATGCCGATGCAATAAACGCGATTGCCTTTACACATGACTCCTGTTACTTGATTACGGCATGCAACGAAGGTACTTGGAGGCTGTTCCAAATCaatgataacaaaaattatgaaGCGCTGATTATTTGTGGCGAAGCTCATGACTTAGGCGTCCAAGGGTGTGATTTTTGTCCAACatctaattttataactaATG GAAGAAGTGAGGATATAATCAGCAACAAACATTCTTATCTACTAGCAACTGGTGGCAATGATTCCTTGGTTAAGTTATGGGAAATAACAATTGACAAAGTTAACGTAATCTCATCAGGTAGTAGTGGAAGCAGTAGCGGTGATGTACGatataaagaaagaagatctTTCGCCGGACATGGTGGCAATGTCACTTGTGTTCGATTTCCTCCGATTCAAAGCGAAATCTTAGGAAGCGTAGCTACTGATAGAACGGCGCGTATATGGAATGTA TACTCTGGGACGTGTTTATACGTGCTAGAAGAGCATGAAAGTCTTGTAACTGCCTGCGCTTTTTCGCAAGAcacttctctttttattacaG GTGCTCTTGATAAAACTGTCTTAATCTGGAAAATACCTCAAGAATTGATTTCGcaaaatatattgataaataacttaaaaaataacagaaaaagg gtTGCGGACTGGAAAATCGATGATACGTTGAGATGGTTAGACGAAATAGGcttatcgatattaattaagaaagcTAATACGATTTCTTTAACGGGACGACATTTACTTTCCCTATCGGAGaatgaattaataaacagACTGGACATAGAACAGGATGAAGAG ACAACGGAAGCATTTAAAACACAACTGTACTGGTTAAAACGTGAAGACAATAATTCTTCAGAAATCCCTATAGACGATAGCGAAATATCTCACGAATTCTTATGCCCTATCACGCatgaaataatgaaagaacCCGTCCAATGTTCTG ATGGATTTACATATGAAAAAGCTGCTATAAATGAATGGTTTTTATGTGGGAAATATACAAGTCCAATGACGAACAAACCTCTTCGAGATACTTCATTTACCCCAAACGTTATACTCAGGAATGCGATATACACTTTTCTTCATGGAAATCGACCAACTGATGACATTTAA
- the LOC132911067 gene encoding WD repeat, SAM and U-box domain-containing protein 1-like isoform X4 produces the protein MVQVGGETVRVCRFSPDSTLLATAGDNGQVCLWDLIRRNLVRYFQKHEGAVQSVCFSPDTSWLVTTCTFGVMKLFATSDIIDSCFTDNQAITALASIDDAHDLGVVSCDFSTCQKITGNEPFTKVYQLVTCGNDHYVKLWEVTVIQSKCETSTVKISLCRIMEKHSSALTCVCFNANGLFIASSGLDKTAVIWETDTGKVMAITTGHNRYVACCAFSRDGNLLATGSNDKSVIVWDLKGNLSFDSELARRFTPALFLDNHEESVEYEQTVMKNAETSVNDVQLIQRLEEHGGVINSVAFYGNHLIASGSGDKLIRVWSIETEEGANAEIITKFQEKSYSPLDGHKYSINHVEFSPCGRMLASCSLDGTVIIWDTENGSQAKSSFVNSGSGIRVCRWSPDGTKIATAGDDERTTLWDVNNMEELCIFSGHADAINAIAFTHDSCYLITACNEGTWRLFQINDNKNYEALIICGEAHDLGVQGCDFCPTSNFITNGRSEDIISNKHSYLLATGGNDSLVKLWEITIDKVNVISSGSSGSSSGDVRYKERRSFAGHGGNVTCVRFPPIQSEILGSVATDRTARIWNVYSGTCLYVLEEHESLVTACAFSQDTSLFITGALDKTVLIWKIPQELISQNILINNLKNNRKRVADWKIDDTLRWLDEIGLSILIKKANTISLTGRHLLSLSENELINRLDIEQDEETTEAFKTQLYWLKREDNNSSEIPIDDSEISHEFLCPITHEIMKEPVQCSDGFTYEKAAINEWFLCGKYTSPMTNKPLRDTSFTPNVILRNAIYTFLHGNRPTDDI, from the exons ATGGTTCAAGTAGGCGGAGAAACTGTAAGAGTTTGCAGATTTTCACCCGATTCAACGTTACTTGCAACTGCCGGAGATAATGGACAGGTTTGTCTTTGGGATTTGATTCGACGCAATTTAGTTAG atattttcaaaaacatGAAGGTGCTGTACAGAGCGTATGCTTTTCACCGGATACCAGTTGGTTAGTAACTACTTGTACGTTTGGTGTCATGAAATTATTCGCCACCAGCGATATCATCGACTCGTGCTTTACCGATAACCAAGCGATTACTGCCCTCGCCTCGATAGATGATGCTCATGATTTAGGTGTCGTATCTTGCGACTTTTCAACCTGCCAAAAGATTACAG GTAACGAACCATTCACGAAAGTGTACCAACTAGTTACTTGCGGTAATGatcattacgtaaaattatggGAGGTAACTGTGATACAGTCGAAATGCGAAACATCTACGGTGAAAATAAGCCTGTGCAGAATCATGGAAAAACACAGTAGTGCCTTAACTTGTGTTTGTTTCAATGCGAACGGATTATTCATCGCTAGTAGCGGCCTCGACAAAACAGCGGTAATCTGGGAAACG GATACCGGAAAGGTGATGGCGATAACAACAGGACATAACAGATATGTAGCATGTTGTGCATTCTCGAGAGATGGAAATTTATTAGCTACAGGTTCCAATGATAAATCCGTAATTGTTTGGGATCTTAAAGGAAACTTATCCTTCGACTCGGAACTCGCACGACGATTTACACCTGCCTTATTTTTAGATAATCACGAAGAG AGCGTCGAATATGAACAAACTGTAATGAAAAACGCGGAAACATCTGTTAATGACGTTCAACTAATTCAAAGATTAGAAGAGCACGGTGGAGTAATAAACAGCGTAGCTTTCTATGGAAATCATCTTATCGCTTCTGGATCTGG GGACAAGTTAATACGAGTTTGGAGCATTGAGACCGAAGAGGGAGCCAATGCcgaaattattacgaaatttcaaGAGAAATCTTATAGCCCGTTGGATGGTcataaatatagtataaacCATGTGGAATTTAGCCCTTGTGGTCGTATGCTTGCCTCCTGTTCCTTAGATGGAACTGTTATCATCTGGGACACCGAG AACGGttctcaagcaaaatcttccTTCGTGAATTCGGGATCCGGTATCCGTGTTTGTCGATGGTCACCGGATGGTACTAAAATTGCTACAGCTGGAGATGATGAAAGGACGACATTATGGGATGTGAATAATATGGAGGAACTTTG CATTTTCAGTGGTCATGCCGATGCAATAAACGCGATTGCCTTTACACATGACTCCTGTTACTTGATTACGGCATGCAACGAAGGTACTTGGAGGCTGTTCCAAATCaatgataacaaaaattatgaaGCGCTGATTATTTGTGGCGAAGCTCATGACTTAGGCGTCCAAGGGTGTGATTTTTGTCCAACatctaattttataactaATG GAAGAAGTGAGGATATAATCAGCAACAAACATTCTTATCTACTAGCAACTGGTGGCAATGATTCCTTGGTTAAGTTATGGGAAATAACAATTGACAAAGTTAACGTAATCTCATCAGGTAGTAGTGGAAGCAGTAGCGGTGATGTACGatataaagaaagaagatctTTCGCCGGACATGGTGGCAATGTCACTTGTGTTCGATTTCCTCCGATTCAAAGCGAAATCTTAGGAAGCGTAGCTACTGATAGAACGGCGCGTATATGGAATGTA TACTCTGGGACGTGTTTATACGTGCTAGAAGAGCATGAAAGTCTTGTAACTGCCTGCGCTTTTTCGCAAGAcacttctctttttattacaG GTGCTCTTGATAAAACTGTCTTAATCTGGAAAATACCTCAAGAATTGATTTCGcaaaatatattgataaataacttaaaaaataacagaaaaagg gtTGCGGACTGGAAAATCGATGATACGTTGAGATGGTTAGACGAAATAGGcttatcgatattaattaagaaagcTAATACGATTTCTTTAACGGGACGACATTTACTTTCCCTATCGGAGaatgaattaataaacagACTGGACATAGAACAGGATGAAGAG ACAACGGAAGCATTTAAAACACAACTGTACTGGTTAAAACGTGAAGACAATAATTCTTCAGAAATCCCTATAGACGATAGCGAAATATCTCACGAATTCTTATGCCCTATCACGCatgaaataatgaaagaacCCGTCCAATGTTCTG ATGGATTTACATATGAAAAAGCTGCTATAAATGAATGGTTTTTATGTGGGAAATATACAAGTCCAATGACGAACAAACCTCTTCGAGATACTTCATTTACCCCAAACGTTATACTCAGGAATGCGATATACACTTTTCTTCATGGAAATCGACCAACTGATGACATTTAA